In one window of Nerophis ophidion isolate RoL-2023_Sa linkage group LG05, RoL_Noph_v1.0, whole genome shotgun sequence DNA:
- the LOC133552577 gene encoding protocadherin beta-7, whose protein sequence is MDRRMNFSYWMRVVFFCLFFTASSGKVRYVLPEEMQTGSIVGNVARDLRLEVRELRARRARVVADGISQLCELDLASGNLLISQRIDREELCAQDSGCTIQHQILLEDPLQAYGLLLDITDINDNTPVFAAGEINLDLVESTVLGRRFPLESAHDPDLGTNSVNQYKLSPNDHFGLEIDTQINGNAYPELVLKKALDRETQAEHVLKINGIDGGNPARTGTASIRIRVLDTNDNVPVFSQRVYRASVPENSVTGTIIAQLNATDLDEGLYGEITYSFSHLSDKTRGVVHIDPLSGEVRVAGVFDYEEASTHELDVQAKDGGGQASHCKLVIDVSDINDNKPVIEIKSASANVAEDSKPGTMVALINIYDLDTGNSGDVTCSIPDNVPFQLVSEVKNYYMLLTYGTLDRELQSEYNITITATDSGSPSLQGMKVLTIVVNDVNDNPPNFTQSEYTANLLENQPVGAFVMKVTAQDRDDASNAKLLYRILKDTNSDVSSFLTINIETGELFTSRLFDYEQSAYFQIKVEARDGGDPQLTATCIVNVFIKDQNDNAPVVLYPVQAFIVEDMVPLEAPRGYLVTKVVAVDADSGHNAWLSYRIIKETQPNLFMVGLHTGEIRTARSFLGNDEPKQTIVIVVTDNGHDPLSATATVSIAIGEGLPVVQELFELVDESQGSYSLRLYLVIALLTVSSLLIFLIIAVCYFKLCRRGYVYRSTSTNLPVFPTTYYPPSFTDFSHCGTLLKDDRYDPFLTTGSWRGDFRFGSNTDTDTLKKRSAAYQKNTLRRTSADRSTLKIRAGAGPPPPCYVIT, encoded by the coding sequence ATGGACCGGCGAATGAACTTCAGTTATTGGATGCGAGTAGTCTTTTTTTGCCTGTTTTTTACTGCGTCGTCTGGGAAGGTGCGTTACGTCCTTCCGGAAGAGATGCAGACGGGTTCTATAGTTGGAAACGTTGCACGGGATCTGCGTCTGGAAGTGAGGGAGCTCCGTGCCCGTCGCGCCCGCGTTGTCGCAGACGGGATCAGTCAGCTTTGTGAACTGGACCTGGCGTCGGGCAATCTTTTGATCAGCCAACGGATTGACAGAGAGGAGCTCTGCGCACAAGACAGCGGGTGCACCATACAGCATCAGATTTTACTGGAAGACCCCCTGCAAGCATATGGTCTGCTTTTAGACATCACGGACATCAATGACAACACTCCAGTGTTTGCTGCGGGGGAGATAAACCTTGATTTAGTCGAGTCTACAGTCCTGGGGAGACGTTTTCCACTGGAGAGCGCACATGACCCTGATCTGGGGACAAACTCTGTTAACCAATACAAACTGAGCCCAAATGATCATTTTGGTCTGGAAATAGACACCCAAATAAATGGCAATGCATATCCGGAACTTGTTCTTAAAAAGGCATTGGATCGAGAGACACAAGCAGAACATGTACTGAAAATCAATGGCATTGACGGAGGGAATCCAGCCAGAACTGGGACTGCTTCTATCCGCATCCGTGTTCTGGACACCAATGACAATGTCCCAGTTTTTAGCCAGCGGGTTTACAGAGCATCGGTACCGGAAAACTCTGTCACGGGGACGATAATAGCACAACTGAATGCCACAGACTTGGACGAAGGTCTGTATGGAGAGATAACATACTCTTTCAGTCACCTGTCCGACAAGACCAGAGGAGTTGTTCACATTGACCCTTTGAGCGGTGAAGTCCGGGTAGCAGGTGTCTTTGACTATGAGGAGGCGAGTACGCACGAGTTGGATGTCCAGGCCAAAGATGGGGGTGGCCAGGCCTCCCATTGTAAACTTGTAATCGATGTCAGTGATATCAACGACAACAAACCTGTGATTGAAATAAAGTCGGCATCGGCGAATGTGGCCGAAGACTCGAAACCTGGAACAATGGTGGCCCTGATCAACATTTATGACTTGGACACAGGGAACAGCGGAGACGTCACATGTTCCATTCCTGACAACGTCCCATTTCAGTTAGTATCAGAAGTGAAAAACTACTACATGTTATTGACGTATGGAACACTAGACCGCGAGCTTCAGTCAGAGTATAACATCACTATTACAGCCACTGATTCGGGTTCTCCCTCTCTGCAGGGTATGAAAGTTTTAACTATCGTAGTTAATGACGTAAATGACAACCCCCCAAATTTTACACAGAGCGAGTACACTGCCAATCTCTTAGAAAACCAACCTGTAGGTGCGTTTGTTATGAAAGTCACCGCCCAGGACAGGGATGACGCATCGAATGCCAAATTACTCTACCGAATTTTGAAAGATACAAACTCAGACGTTTCCTCCTTCCTCACCATTAACATAGAAACGGGGGAGCTTTTTACGTCGCGGCTCTTCGATTACGAGCAGTCTGCTTACTTCCAAATCAAGGTAGAGGCGCGGGATGGGGGCGACCCCCAACTCACCGCCACCTGCATTGTCAATGTTTTTATCAAGGACCAGAATGATAATGCCCCAGTTGTTTTATACCCTGTGCAAGCCTTCATTGTTGAAGACATGGTACCCCTTGAAGCACCAAGAGGTTACTTGGTGACCAAGGTGGTGGCTGTGGATGCCGACTCCGGCCATAACGCATGGCTCTCCTACAGAATAATCAAAGAAACTCAACCTAATCTCTTTATGGTGGGTTTACACACGGGCGAAATCAGAACCGCGCGATCCTTTTTGGGGAACGATGAACCGAAGCAAACGATTGTTATCGTGGTGACGGATAACGGACATGATCCCCTTTCAGCCACGGCTACAGTTAGCATTGCCATCGGTGAAGGGTTGCCGGTTGTCCAAGAACTATTTGAGCTAGTAGACGAATCCCAGGGCAGCTATAGTTTGCGGCTGTATTTGGTCATCGCCCTGTTAACCGTTTCCTCTCTCTTGATCTTTCTAATCATCGCCGTGTGTTATTTCAAGCTTTGTCGACGGGGTTATGTATATCGTTCCACCTCCACAAACCTCCCCGTTTTCCCCACGACTTACTACCCGCCTAGTTTTACAGATTTTAGCCACTGTGGGACTCTGCTGAAAGACGACAGGTACGATCCCTTTCTGACCACCGGCTCATGGAGAGGTGACTTTCGGTTCGGTTCTAACACGGACACTGACACGCTGAAGAAAAGGAGCGCGGCGTATCAAAAGAACACCCTTCGGCGCACCAGTGCAGATAGATCCACCTTAAAGATTCGGGCGGGGGCGGGTCCCCCCCCTCCTTGTTACGTCATCACTTGA